The genomic window TTGTTTGCCATTATAATGGTACAGCCAAGATCGGTGAGTTGCATGACTTCAGCACCGCCATCTAGTAGCCGATGTGAGCAAACTGCGAGCTTCTCGCTAATCTCACACTTTTGCTTGTTAGTTAAGTGCCCGGAACTAACTACAGTGGCACTGAGTTGTTCCAATAACTGCGATGCGGAATAGGCGTCCATCAAAAATCTGAAAAAAGTCGGTTTACTAACGATAGTTGAATGTGACGTCATATAATACTGATGGagtggttgcatttttcaaaagaaaatttcaattttatttgtttgatagatattttgtatggatatagaggaggtaaatggaaatcacaattaacTTGaacaagttacatttatttgtatgcataaatacaattatgtcaattttgcacttcaagccttcaCACAAGTTCACCAGGCGTAtgattaaatttagaaaaaattgCTTGTAATATCAAATATGCAAAGATATATGAAAAACTACTgaaccgattttgatgaaattagcATTGTAGTAACTtggaattaatattatctcaGTGAAATTGTGGATAAAGAtgctatctatatataatataacagtgGTTTTCTGAGGGCTGTTaagataatgaaattataatatactttataataaattttaaaacatattagattcattataaaattttaagaatcTATTGTCATACTAAAAATGAATCAAAAAGCAataacttaaacataaaatattatggacATCAAAATGAACACCAATCACTTTCCGTGCGGTTTGAACCTTTTGCTTTGCGTATGTAggctttcttttttttatagaacaggggccaaaGGGGCAGGAGgcccacctgatgttaagtgatatcgccgcccatgaacactcgatgctagagggctcgcaaatgctttgccggccttttaagaatttgtacgctctatTCTTGAAGGAGTGAtgatgtgagtgtccatgggcggcgatatcacttaacatcaggtgagcctcctattATCCTCTCCtccataaaagaaaaaaaaaaagttttatgtcGACTTGTTTTGACAGCtgtcaaaaatgtttaatgtgaTTTTGAGAGATCCTGGAATACTTACTTCTCAACAAAGAGCTCCAATTCGTTGTAGTTCATTACACTGAGATATTCTTTTACCAAATGCTCTGGAACAAGTCCTGTCACCTGAAATTTTAGTTTGTCGATGAGGAATGGAATCTAGTGTACTAAATCTAAAACTAAAGGACCAGAAATGACCAGAAGAAAAAGTGATCCACCCCCATTACAGAACTTAAATGACTATGAGCACATTGCTTGCATGAACAATAGCAGGTGGATGAACAATAGCAGGTGGATGAACATGGTAACAAGGTGGAACAAAGTAtggtcttttattaacaaaacttttacacatttaaagaaaaacacttttttaacggattgaagttatgtactattgtaaacttataattatttaaacataattttaaatttaaccgacgtttcgcgtgcgtggtcacggtgactgaagacaaaaggtgttgaatgtcaaaaaagtatcacagctgtagaaaatgttgtattatctgtatttatttctccGGTGGTGGTATTGACTATATatgatcaatttaaaattatgtttaaataattataagtttacaatagtacataacttcaatccgtttaaaaaatgttttctttaaaggtGGAACAGGCCGCCTGTGAAGTGAGAGTCACCCTCTTGCTGATCAGTGTGCTGACAGGCTTAACGAAATTGGTTGGGAGAAAACTGCTCAAGACATATGGAACCAGTCGGAGGAGGCCTTTAGGCTTATGGAGTATATaagggaaaaaaaataatagttatttctGTATAGTCATCCTGCCTACAAGACTCGTAAGCTTTGTTACATGTTCCTCACACCAACACTATGCAAAAAACTCAGTTTTCTATCACCcggacatacaatgaccactatttaagccttgacttgttAAGGCTATAgcggaatgtggttaaaaagttagattaagaatatccatagtgCAAAATCATGCATCATgtgcacaccccacatacacaccatcacatacacacccacacttttacaccatcacacaacactaccaaattagattttataaaaaaatagttaaataaatttaatttcaattagttgaatgtattgaatactttttgtttgtttgttcccttttgtaaatctttttgtggTAAAAGGTATGATGTAtttcatctttggctatattttcagtgtatttgtttgtatatataaattatgttagctgtagcattacaaaataaataaatacaatttagtaCGTCAAGTTAGTATAAGCCGTAGAATCACGTGCTTCATGCTTcgttcaaagatttaagttaatttttgattGAAGTTtagattaacataaatatacatatttttttatataacttctggttatgcacttcttgcactcatcatttttattttattttcttactagggttgcctggaagaggccgcccgttgcatcccttgtcatttttatgtattgttttatttttgtttctttgcaacaaagtgtacttaaataaataaactgcactaattttaatcaattaattggATTTTTCCTgtaattgatttgttttatttacaataacaaaatcatGCCATTTCTGCATTAAggaaatttcatatatttatttacactttgttaccttaaacatacataataattaaaaaaaaaaacaggccttatcgctaacaagtaTTTCCTTCCCTAGTAtggaataattaaatgtattttgtgacttattttttatttatctgtcaATGTAgataataacacaatatttgttaatgtaaCCTTTTACATGTCTATATCACTCATggagaattatttatttaaaaataataattattaatatttattaataattatataaataaaacctaagtCTTGAAGCTAATCTGCGAAATTAATATGTGCTGACAAAGGCAAACACCATGATTTATgcataaaatgataattatatttaaatattgaaatgtaggCACAGAAAGCTGAAATAACAGAATACAATCTCGTGGTTTTTTTGTTACCTCAATCAGTCCTTCAGCAGTAATCTTTCCAATTAATCGCTGGCAACACTGTAATGCTGTAAGGGCTCTACGAAGGTCACCATCACAGGTGTGAACTGCTTGCTCCAAAACTGTTCCATCGCCCACATCCACGCCTTCCGACTCACATACCTCACGCaatctgaaattattatatatagatcaaaaacatatttctgttctgttttatatacataaattgtttatctatgtaatctcatttggctttctgtattgtcttagtgttttgtattttaatatgtatgagtATAACctgttagattactttaagtaattataatataattaaataaataaataaaagtaataatacagTCTATAGAAAACACAGATGCTGAAGATCAGtctatactaaaaatattaaatttgcaaTATACATAAACAGTTTTCTATTTTACATGTCTTAAGTGTATAAGACTTtagatatatgtaattaatacttaatctatataaataagaatggGCAATCTGTGTCGCTAAGCACAACTCAAAGCCACTACTAAGATCAGTTCAtatcatttgtttgtttttcttgaacTATAAGAAAGTTTATGGAAACATtggaaaaaaagcaaattaaaaaaaacatcttaaaGCAAAACTAGGATTGTTTATAACTACATAAAAgagaaatatgtataatatcttgatgaattaataatttttgaaactaaatattttaaatgtgaacacacattataataataatataaaaataataaaaataataatacagggGTAGTTCTTTTAAACTGATAACTActcaataatttgtattaaatttcataactcttttaaaaacatgttGGATAATTTCTCCAAATCCATCACCTTATCAAGAAATTTGGTGCTTAAACTTGTAAACCAGAGACAATATTCATTAGCTTgaatatatactacttatttaaaaacataccttTTAATAACATTCTCTCTGGCCAGTGGTTTAAATCTGAATTTTGAACATCTACTGGTAATTGGTGGGATTATTCTTGATACATAGTTGCAGATGAGACAAAATCTCGTAGTTCTAGTTTCTCTTTCCATAGTTCTACGTAAAGCTGCTTGAGCTGCATTTGTCATGGAGTCAGCTTCATCCAGGATAACCAGTTTGTAGGATGGACATGGCTTACCACTGGAAtaagtgaaaaaatattttaactactaactactaatttaattggaacttgtgaaattatttatgtaaaggGATCATACCATAGGGGTGTTAagttcttattttattatattaataaataaataatgtaatagattttaaaaaattatgaatcaaTTCAGTttttaggaaaataaaattgttagagGTGGGGCACAGAAAGCACTGGTGTTAAGTCCTGTTACTACtttcaatgaataaataaattatcaattaattaaaataaaacttcactCACTCAGGTTTTGTACTGCTTACAGTTAATTGAGCAAATGATTTTACTTTGTCCCTAATAACTTGAATTCCTCGCTCATCTGAGGCATTCAACTCTAAAACCCGATCACGAGTTATATcaccaaaaagttgacgagCAGCAGCCAAAATTGCACTGGTCTTTCCTGTACCAGGTGGCCCATAGAACAAAAGATGGGGCAAATCACTACCTGATAAGCTTTCTCTTAAAACTTGCACAACTTCACCCTGGTCAACTATGTCATCAATTGTTTTTGGTCTACTGAAAAAGTATCATTTATTCAGTGATCACACTTAACACTAcatttgaaaacaaataaattacttataccAGACTGATACATTAGCTTAAAACAAGAGTGTCAAAGGGTTTTAAATTCATCTAGCTAATTCAAATAACAGTAGTCTATCAT from Pieris rapae chromosome 23, ilPieRapa1.1, whole genome shotgun sequence includes these protein-coding regions:
- the LOC111003787 gene encoding replication factor C subunit 4, whose product is MQAFLKTGKISASEKPGSSGVKTNKKKPPAPWVEKYRPKTIDDIVDQGEVVQVLRESLSGSDLPHLLFYGPPGTGKTSAILAAARQLFGDITRDRVLELNASDERGIQVIRDKVKSFAQLTVSSTKPDGKPCPSYKLVILDEADSMTNAAQAALRRTMERETRTTRFCLICNYVSRIIPPITSRCSKFRFKPLARENVIKRLREVCESEGVDVGDGTVLEQAVHTCDGDLRRALTALQCCQRLIGKITAEGLIEVTGLVPEHLVKEYLSVMNYNELELFVEKFLMDAYSASQLLEQLSATVVSSGHLTNKQKCEISEKLAVCSHRLLDGGAEVMQLTDLGCTIIMANNNP